A window of the Microvirga terrae genome harbors these coding sequences:
- the paaD gene encoding 1,2-phenylacetyl-CoA epoxidase subunit PaaD → MDSLTRPDPNQIRDWLGDVPDPEVPAVSVMDLGIVRDVQWQDEDLVVAITPTYSGCPATSVIAFEIEAALRARGIDRLRIERRLSPPWTTDWITPQGRRRLEAYGIAPPAENAGGPSPFDRFLRKPLTIACPRCRSENTDRVSEFGSTPCKAQYRCRDCLEPFDYFKCI, encoded by the coding sequence ATGGACAGCCTGACGCGGCCGGACCCGAACCAGATCAGAGACTGGCTGGGCGACGTTCCAGACCCGGAGGTGCCGGCGGTCTCCGTCATGGATCTCGGCATCGTGCGCGACGTGCAATGGCAGGATGAAGATCTCGTCGTCGCCATCACGCCGACCTATTCGGGCTGTCCTGCCACGAGCGTCATCGCGTTCGAGATTGAAGCGGCTCTGCGCGCGCGCGGGATCGACCGCCTGCGGATCGAGCGGCGCCTGTCGCCGCCCTGGACCACGGACTGGATCACCCCGCAGGGCCGCCGGCGGCTGGAGGCTTATGGCATCGCCCCCCCGGCGGAGAACGCAGGTGGTCCGTCGCCCTTCGACCGCTTCCTGCGCAAGCCTTTGACCATCGCGTGCCCGCGCTGCCGATCCGAGAACACCGACCGGGTGAGCGAGTTCGGCTCGACGCCGTGCAAGGCACAATACCGGTGCCGCGACTGCCTCGAGCCTTTCGACTACTTCAAGTGCATTTGA
- a CDS encoding TetR/AcrR family transcriptional regulator, with protein sequence MARTRATDYDDKRRAILDRSAELFAEHGYDRASMSKIAEACGVSKANLYHYYKDKEALLFDVIRFHLEELLEVVEAADRPDLAADDRLRELVAALLEAYRDADAQHNVQINGMRLLPTDRQAELKAVERDLVKIFSDAVAGVAPQLKGTKLLKPVTMSLFGMINWHYLWFKSTGEITRADYAALVSRLIVDGTRNLQAEPAAASRRISAAE encoded by the coding sequence ATGGCCCGTACCCGTGCCACCGATTACGACGACAAGCGCCGCGCGATCCTCGATCGCTCGGCCGAACTCTTTGCCGAGCACGGCTACGACCGTGCCTCGATGAGCAAGATCGCAGAGGCCTGCGGGGTCTCCAAAGCCAACCTGTACCACTACTACAAGGACAAGGAAGCGCTGCTCTTCGACGTCATCCGCTTCCACCTCGAAGAACTGCTCGAGGTCGTAGAGGCGGCCGACCGCCCGGACCTTGCTGCGGATGACCGCTTGAGAGAGCTGGTGGCGGCGCTGCTCGAGGCCTATCGCGATGCCGACGCCCAGCACAACGTGCAGATCAACGGCATGCGCCTGCTCCCGACCGACCGCCAGGCCGAGCTCAAGGCGGTGGAGCGGGACCTGGTCAAGATCTTCTCCGATGCGGTGGCGGGCGTTGCGCCGCAGCTCAAGGGAACCAAGCTGCTCAAGCCTGTGACCATGTCCCTCTTCGGCATGATCAACTGGCATTATCTATGGTTCAAGAGCACCGGCGAGATCACCCGTGCAGATTATGCAGCGCTGGTGTCCCGGCTCATCGTGGATGGAACCCGCAATCTCCAGGCCGAGCCCGCGGCCGCGTCCCGGCGCATCAGCGCGGCGGAATAG
- the paaE gene encoding 1,2-phenylacetyl-CoA epoxidase subunit PaaE, which yields MTKFYPVTVADVRRETRDAIVLTLDVPDEHKEAFRFSPGQYLTLRTTIDGDEVRRSYSICATPMEGRLRVGIKKIAGGAFSSWASEQLAPGQVIEAMPPMGNFFVPLDETRRRHFVGFAAGSGITPLLSIIKTTLVAEPNSSFTLFYGNRASGSIMFREELEDLKNEHLDRFSLIHILSREQQDIDLFNGRLTKEKCDQLLDHWIDASSIDTAFICGPQDMMLGIAQSLEEHGLDKRQIKFELFATATPSRRQRRPEEAAAEDKRNLCEATIVIDGRARTLSFEKGTASVLDAATAEGLELPYACKGGVCSTCRAMLVEGEVDMDANFALEDYEIARGYILTCQSYPVSDRILVDFDK from the coding sequence ATGACGAAGTTCTACCCCGTCACCGTTGCCGACGTGCGGCGCGAAACCCGCGACGCCATCGTGCTCACTCTCGACGTGCCGGACGAGCATAAGGAGGCGTTCCGCTTCTCGCCGGGCCAGTACCTGACCCTGCGGACCACGATCGACGGCGACGAGGTGCGGCGGTCCTATTCCATCTGTGCGACGCCGATGGAGGGTCGGCTCCGGGTCGGCATCAAGAAGATCGCCGGCGGAGCCTTCTCGAGCTGGGCCAGCGAGCAGCTCGCGCCCGGGCAGGTCATCGAGGCGATGCCGCCCATGGGCAATTTCTTCGTGCCTCTCGACGAGACCCGCAGGCGCCACTTCGTGGGCTTCGCCGCGGGCAGCGGGATCACGCCGCTTCTGAGCATCATCAAGACCACGCTCGTCGCCGAGCCGAATTCGTCCTTCACCCTGTTCTACGGCAATCGCGCATCGGGTTCGATCATGTTCCGCGAGGAGCTCGAGGATCTCAAGAACGAGCATCTCGATCGCTTCAGCCTCATCCACATCCTCAGCCGCGAGCAGCAGGACATTGACCTCTTCAACGGACGGCTGACCAAGGAGAAGTGCGACCAGCTGCTCGACCATTGGATCGACGCATCGTCCATCGACACCGCCTTCATCTGCGGGCCGCAGGACATGATGCTCGGCATCGCGCAGAGCCTCGAGGAGCACGGGCTCGACAAGCGCCAGATCAAGTTCGAACTTTTCGCCACCGCGACGCCGAGCCGACGCCAGCGCAGACCCGAGGAGGCGGCAGCGGAAGACAAGAGGAACCTATGCGAGGCCACCATCGTCATCGACGGACGCGCCCGCACCCTGTCCTTCGAGAAGGGCACCGCATCGGTGCTCGATGCCGCAACGGCCGAGGGGCTGGAGCTGCCCTATGCCTGCAAGGGCGGCGTCTGCTCCACCTGCCGGGCAATGCTGGTCGAGGGCGAGGTGGACATGGACGCGAACTTCGCTCTCGAGGATTACGAGATCGCGCGGGGCTACATTCTGACCTGCCAGAGCTATCCGGTGAGCGACCGGATTCTGGTCGATTTCGACAAGTGA
- a CDS encoding PaaX family transcriptional regulator: MIAVVEALLDRFHERTPIRAGSLIVTVFGDAVVPRGGVLSLASLHEIMRAFRISDTLVRTALSRLVSEGWFERWKVGRNSYYRLTPQGQEAFAEATRRIYADPPHEWQGSFDLLLLENAQDRNALRSELSAAGYGPLGPDLLMAAAPAAKVGPFLRLAATPADLPTARRLVEKAWPLVEIEARYRRFIDTYAGTLGALERGAGFTNLDALLVRILLIHDYRRAVLKDPLLPSQLLPRPWAGTGARSLCGTIYRTLLPAAERWIDTHAQNDLGPLPAVDETFGQRFATAEPAAELRIG, translated from the coding sequence ATGATCGCGGTCGTAGAGGCTCTGCTGGACAGGTTTCACGAGCGGACGCCGATCCGGGCGGGCTCGCTCATCGTGACCGTGTTCGGGGATGCCGTGGTGCCCCGGGGCGGGGTGCTGTCCCTGGCATCCCTGCACGAGATCATGCGGGCCTTCCGCATCAGCGACACGCTCGTCCGGACGGCCCTGTCCCGCCTCGTCTCCGAGGGCTGGTTCGAGCGCTGGAAGGTGGGGCGCAACAGCTATTACCGGCTGACGCCGCAGGGCCAGGAGGCTTTCGCCGAGGCCACGCGGCGGATCTATGCCGACCCACCCCATGAGTGGCAGGGATCGTTCGATCTCCTCCTGCTCGAGAACGCGCAGGACCGCAATGCGCTGAGGAGCGAATTATCAGCCGCAGGTTATGGCCCGCTCGGGCCCGATCTCCTGATGGCTGCGGCACCGGCGGCCAAGGTCGGCCCCTTCCTGAGACTGGCCGCGACCCCGGCCGATCTGCCCACTGCCCGGCGGCTGGTCGAGAAGGCATGGCCCTTGGTGGAGATCGAAGCGCGCTACAGACGGTTCATCGACACCTATGCGGGCACCCTCGGCGCCCTGGAACGGGGCGCGGGGTTCACGAATCTCGACGCCCTTCTCGTGCGTATTCTCCTGATCCATGATTACCGCAGGGCGGTCCTGAAGGATCCGCTGCTGCCGTCGCAGCTCCTTCCCAGGCCCTGGGCCGGGACAGGGGCGCGGTCCCTCTGCGGCACGATCTACCGCACCCTGCTTCCGGCCGCCGAGCGCTGGATTGACACCCATGCCCAGAACGACCTGGGACCACTCCCCGCGGTCGACGAGACCTTCGGGCAGCGCTTCGCGACGGCGGAGCCGGCCGCGGAACTGAGGATCGGCTGA
- the paaA gene encoding 1,2-phenylacetyl-CoA epoxidase subunit PaaA, with amino-acid sequence MYAQMVKTGVEHIRSKDEMSPEERAFQDRIDADIKIEPKEWMPEAYRKTLIRQISQHAHSEIIGMQPEGNWITRAPTLERKAILLAKVQDEAGHGLYLYCAAETLGVSRDELLEQLNSGKAKYSSIFNYPTLTWADIGAIGWLVDGAAIMNQVPLQRCSYGPYSRAMIRICKEESFHQRQGYDAMTKLARGTPEQKQMAQDALNRWWWPSLMMFGPSDAESVHSAQSMRWKIKINSNDELRQKFVDQTVPQAEYLGLTVPDPDLKWNAERGHYDFGAIDWDEFYQVIAGNGPCNRQRLRTRVKAYEEGQWVRDAADAYAAKKAARAHGKAAA; translated from the coding sequence ATGTACGCACAGATGGTGAAAACAGGCGTCGAGCACATCCGGTCCAAGGACGAGATGTCTCCGGAGGAGCGTGCCTTCCAGGACCGCATCGATGCCGACATCAAGATCGAGCCGAAGGAGTGGATGCCGGAGGCTTATCGCAAGACCCTGATCCGGCAGATCTCCCAGCACGCTCACTCCGAAATCATAGGGATGCAGCCCGAGGGTAACTGGATCACCCGGGCGCCGACCCTCGAGCGCAAGGCCATCCTGCTCGCCAAGGTGCAGGACGAGGCCGGCCACGGCCTTTATCTCTACTGCGCCGCCGAGACCCTTGGCGTGAGCCGCGACGAGCTCCTGGAGCAGCTCAACAGCGGCAAGGCCAAGTATTCCAGCATCTTCAACTATCCGACGCTCACCTGGGCCGACATCGGGGCCATCGGCTGGCTCGTGGACGGAGCCGCAATCATGAACCAAGTGCCGCTGCAGCGCTGCTCCTACGGGCCTTATTCCCGCGCCATGATCCGCATCTGCAAGGAAGAGAGCTTCCATCAGCGGCAGGGCTACGACGCGATGACCAAGCTTGCCCGCGGCACGCCCGAGCAGAAGCAGATGGCGCAGGACGCGCTGAACCGCTGGTGGTGGCCGTCGCTGATGATGTTCGGACCCTCCGACGCGGAATCGGTCCACAGCGCGCAATCGATGCGCTGGAAGATCAAGATCAACTCGAACGACGAGCTGCGCCAGAAATTCGTCGATCAGACGGTGCCGCAGGCCGAGTATCTCGGTCTCACCGTTCCGGATCCTGATCTCAAGTGGAACGCGGAGCGCGGCCACTACGATTTCGGCGCGATCGACTGGGACGAGTTCTATCAGGTCATCGCCGGCAACGGACCCTGCAACCGCCAGCGCCTGCGCACGCGCGTGAAGGCCTACGAAGAGGGACAATGGGTGCGCGATGCGGCGGACGCCTATGCGGCCAAGAAGGCCGCGCGGGCGCACGGCAAGGCGGCTGCTTAG
- a CDS encoding Phenylacetic acid catabolic protein encodes MVDEESLVAFLAGGGRLSAPDNVTPRYRGELMRLMAIFVDSEMAGASGFADCINLAPGLKERIIATRIVFDKFDHARQVLALMEQFGADTGQYVGAHPWASRLDRSVNLATRRIAGDMRLNVFHYPINGWVDAVVMNCLMGRATVVQLDELTRGSYQPLADVLAEILPVERRHAELGEQGLQAALERGHDRIDAQASVNYWYPRVADTFGSSASDHFSQHRRYGLRQKGREELMAQWQSHVHPMLSRFGLEVPGHGSREIGDQVSLQ; translated from the coding sequence ATGGTTGATGAAGAAAGCCTCGTCGCCTTCTTGGCCGGCGGCGGCCGCCTGAGCGCTCCCGACAACGTGACGCCTCGCTATCGCGGCGAACTCATGCGCCTGATGGCGATCTTCGTCGATTCCGAGATGGCGGGCGCCTCGGGCTTCGCCGATTGCATCAACCTGGCTCCGGGGCTCAAGGAGCGGATCATCGCGACACGCATCGTCTTCGACAAGTTCGACCACGCGCGTCAGGTCCTGGCCCTGATGGAGCAGTTCGGGGCCGACACGGGGCAATATGTAGGAGCTCATCCCTGGGCGTCCCGTCTCGACCGCAGCGTCAATCTGGCCACGAGGCGCATTGCCGGAGACATGCGCCTCAACGTGTTCCATTACCCGATCAACGGCTGGGTCGATGCGGTGGTGATGAACTGCCTGATGGGGCGGGCCACCGTGGTGCAGCTCGACGAATTGACACGCGGCTCCTACCAGCCGCTCGCCGACGTCCTTGCCGAGATCCTTCCTGTAGAGAGGCGCCACGCGGAACTGGGGGAACAGGGATTGCAGGCGGCTCTCGAGAGAGGCCACGACAGGATCGATGCTCAGGCCTCCGTCAACTACTGGTATCCGCGCGTGGCCGACACCTTCGGCAGCAGCGCGTCGGATCATTTCTCCCAGCATCGCAGGTACGGATTGCGCCAGAAGGGCCGGGAGGAGCTGATGGCGCAGTGGCAGAGCCACGTTCATCCGATGCTTTCGCGCTTCGGGCTCGAAGTTCCGGGCCATGGGTCGCGCGAGATCGGCGATCAGGTCTCGCTCCAGTAA
- the paaB gene encoding 1,2-phenylacetyl-CoA epoxidase subunit PaaB: MTDKKGWPLWEVFIRSQHGLAHRHVGSLHAPDAEMAIMNARDVYTRRNEGVSIWVVKASDIAASSPGDKGPLFDPANSKVYRHPTFYEIPEELGHM, translated from the coding sequence ATGACCGACAAGAAGGGATGGCCTCTCTGGGAGGTGTTCATCCGCAGCCAGCATGGATTGGCCCACCGGCACGTGGGCAGCCTGCATGCGCCCGATGCCGAGATGGCGATCATGAACGCGCGCGACGTCTATACACGCCGCAACGAGGGCGTCAGCATCTGGGTCGTGAAGGCGTCCGATATTGCGGCGAGCTCGCCCGGCGACAAGGGGCCGCTGTTCGATCCCGCCAACAGCAAGGTCTATCGCCACCCGACTTTCTACGAGATCCCCGAAGAGCTGGGGCATATGTGA
- the paaC gene encoding 1,2-phenylacetyl-CoA epoxidase subunit PaaC, which yields MTAQDALVEYLLRLGDNALILGHRLSEWCGHSPALEEDLALSNVALDLIGQTQLWLNLAGEIEGRGRDADKLAYLRDARDFRNVLLVEQPNGDFAATMARQFYFDAWHYLLLRGLTGSTEPRIAEIAAKGLKEVTYHLERSQEWVLRLGDGTEESHRRMQNAVDDLWMYTGELFEADEIDQAMVRNGLAPDVATLHEPWLGLVRATIGEATLTLPQAGWAQKGGKRGVHSEHLGYILADLQFLQRAYPNATW from the coding sequence ATGACCGCGCAGGACGCTCTCGTCGAGTATCTGCTGCGGCTGGGCGACAATGCCCTGATCTTGGGCCACCGTCTCTCCGAATGGTGCGGCCATTCGCCGGCGCTCGAGGAGGATCTGGCGCTCTCCAACGTCGCTCTCGACCTGATCGGACAGACGCAGCTCTGGCTCAACCTCGCGGGTGAGATCGAGGGCAGGGGACGCGATGCCGACAAGCTCGCCTATCTGCGCGACGCGCGCGACTTCCGCAATGTGCTTCTGGTCGAGCAGCCGAACGGCGACTTCGCCGCCACGATGGCCCGGCAGTTCTATTTCGATGCCTGGCACTATCTGCTGCTGCGCGGGCTGACCGGCTCGACGGAGCCTCGTATCGCCGAGATCGCCGCCAAGGGCCTCAAGGAGGTCACCTATCACCTGGAGCGGAGCCAGGAATGGGTTCTGCGCCTTGGCGACGGCACGGAGGAAAGTCATCGCCGGATGCAGAACGCCGTCGACGATCTGTGGATGTATACCGGCGAGCTGTTCGAGGCTGACGAGATCGACCAGGCCATGGTCCGGAACGGCCTTGCGCCCGACGTCGCGACGCTGCACGAGCCCTGGCTCGGTCTCGTTCGCGCGACGATCGGGGAGGCGACGCTCACGCTGCCGCAGGCCGGCTGGGCGCAGAAAGGCGGCAAGCGCGGCGTTCATTCCGAGCATCTCGGCTACATCCTGGCCGATCTCCAGTTCCTGCAGCGGGCCTATCCCAACGCGACGTGGTGA